In Kribbella amoyensis, the genomic stretch ATCGTCGACCGGTTGCGGCGGCAGCGCAGTACGACGTTCCGCACGCTGGTGTCGGACTCGCCGGACACGGTGACGACGGTGTGCCGCTTCCTGGCGTTGCTGGAGCTGTTCCGCGAGGCGGCGGTCACGTTCGACCAGGTGACGCCGCTCGGCGAACTGACGATCCGGTGGACCGGTTCCGACGAAGGCGACATCGCCGTGAGCGACGAGTTCGACGAGGTCGCGAAGCCCGAGTCGACCGACGGCGAGGCGCCCGAGGTGTCGGAGGACTACGCCGGCTTCCTCGAGGACGGCGACAGCGCGACCGCGGCCGACGACCCCGACCCGGACCCCACCCCGGCCGATCCGAACGAGACGGTGGACCAGTGACCGAAGACCGAACCCCGACCGACCACCCAGCCGAGGCCACCACAGCCGACGCCCTGGAGTCGGTCACGACCACCGAACAAGCCGTCGACCAGACGCCCCCGGACCCGTCGGACACCTCCGACGCCACGTCCAACGACAGCACCCAGGTCGACGGCGCGACAGACGACAGCGCTCCGGACGAAAGCCTTTCCGGCGAAGGCGTTGCGGTGGATGACGCCTCCGGCGAGACCACGTCCGGCGAGAGCGCCTCCGACGAGACCACGTCTGCCGAGAGCACCTCCGGCGAGGGCGACTCCGAGGAGACCACGTTCGGCGAGAGCGCCTCCGACGAGACCACGTCTGCCGAGAGCACCTCCGGCGAGGGCGACTCCGAGGAGACCACGTTCGGCGAGGGCGCCTCTGACGACAGCGCCGCCGGTGAGAGTGCTTCTGGTGGTGGGGAGGGGGCCGGCTTCGAGGGGGAAGCTGGGCAGGCGGAGCTTCCGTTGGCTCCTGAGGGGCTGATCGACGATGTCAGTATGCGGCGGGCGCTCGAGGCGATCCTGATGGTGACCGACGAGCCTTTGCCGGTCCTGGTGCTGGCTCGGGCGATCGGGCGGTCGACGGGTGATGTCGCCGGGGCCCTGGCGGAGTTGGCCGCGGAGTACACCGAGCAGCGACGCGGGTTCGACCTGCGGGAGGTCGGTGGCGGCTGGCGGTACTACACGCGGCCGGAGGAGGCGCGGTACGTCGAGCGGTTCGTGCTCGACGGGCAGCAGGCGCGGCTCACCCAGGCCGCGTTGGAGACGCTCGCCGTGGTCGCGTACAAGCAGCCGGTGAGCCGGGCGCGGGTCTCCGCGATCCGCGGCGTGAACGTGGACGGCGTGATGCGGACCCTGATCGGCCGCGGGCTGATCGAAGAAGCCGGTTCGGACACCGAGTCGCAGGCGTTGTTGTACCGGACGACCTCTTATTTTCTGGAGCGGATGGGTATGCAGAGTCTGGACGACCTGCCCGAACTCGCCCCCTACCTTCCGGAGATGGACGACGTGGAAGAAGAACTCGCCGCCCAGAACACCACCGAGAGCTCCGTCGCCGACGGCACCGCGGACCCGGCCGACGCGACCGCGACCGCCGGGAGCGACGCGACCGCGGACGCCGACGAGGCGGTCACCTCGGACGTCGGTGCCGCGGTGGACGCCAGCACGCCGGTGGATGCACCGCCGGCCGCGAGCGGAGTCGGGATCGACGGCGACCTGACCCCTGGCGACGAGCCGGGGCCGGAGCTGGAGGTCGAACACGAGGAGGGCGAGCTGGAGCCGGCCGAGGAGCTGGAGGCCGGCGGCGCCACCGAGCTCGAGCAGGAGGAACGCGATCCGGCCGAGATCCCCGAGACCACCGAACGCGACCCGGGCACCGACGGCGACAGCGAGGGTGCGGCGGACGACGACTCGGCCGACGATGACGACACCGATGACGACGCCGGGGACGACGCCGGGGACGACGCCGGGGACGACGCCGGGGACGGGGACGCCGACGGTGAGTCGGAGGACGCGGGGGACGACTCGGGCGACGGCTTCGAGGAAGGCTCCGGGAGCGGCCTCGACGAGTCGGATCACGGCTTCGGCGCCGGCCTGCGGGACAACGACGAGTTCGACGCCACCGACGACGGTGGCGAGTCGCCTGATGACGGTGACGATTCGGGCGACGCCGCGGACTTCGAGGAAGGCGACGGCGTCGGCGGGGGTGCGGACCTCGACTTCGGCCGGGACGCGGTGGACGGCCCTGACGGTACGGGGACGCTGCTCCGTGAAGGCAGCGGCACCGACGGTCCGGATCGGGCCACCGAGCGGGACGAGGGCGAGCGATTGGCGCCGGCTGAGGAGCTCGAGGGGGCGGCCGGGCAGTACCGTGTCGGCAGTGATGAGTGAAGAGAGCGGGATCCGGCTGCAGAAGGCGCTCGCGCAGGCGGGCGTGGCGAGCCGGCGGAACGCGGAGCTGCTGATCGAGCAGGGCCGGGTCGAGGTCGACGGGGCCGTGGTGACCGAGTTCGGGACCAGGGTCGATCCGGCCGTGTCGGTGATCCGCGTCGACGGCGAACGCATCCCCCCGACCACCGCGCACGCGTACCTGGTCCTCAACAAGCCCCGCGGTGTCGTCACCACGATGTCCGATCCGCAAGGCCGGCCGTGTATCGCCGACTACGTGCAGGACCGGGACGAGCGGCTCTTCCACATCGGCCGCCTCGACACCGACACCGAGGGCCTGCTGCTGCTCACGAACCACGGTGAGTTCGCGCACCGGCTCGCGCACCCCTCGTACGAGGTCAGCAAGACCTACGTCGCCGAGGTCGAGGGCAACGTGAAGCCGGGCGTGCTGCGGCAGTTGCTCGCCGGGGTCGAGCTGGACGACGGGTCCGCGCAGGCCGACACGGTCAAGGTGATCTCGACGATCAAGGGCCGGACCCTGATCCAGCTGAGCCTGCACGAGGGCCGCAACCGGATCGTCCGACGGATGTTCGACGCCGTCGGCCACCCGGTCAAGCGCCTCACCCGCACCGCCATCGGCCCGGTCCGCCGTGGCAACCTGCACACCGGCGAACTCCGCGAGCTCAACCCCAAGGAGCTCGGCCAGCTCCTGGACCTGGTCGACCTCTGACCGTCCGATCGAAGAACGCCCGCACCAGAGTCCGTACGGCGGGAACGGCGCGCGCGTTGTCGCCGACCAACTGCGCTCGCTCGTCGGCGGTCATCAGGCTCGCCTGCACCAGTTGGGGTGCGAAGGCCGCGTAGTCGGTGAAGATCCAGTGCCGTGCTCGGCGGAGCTCGACCCGGCGTACCGGGCCGCCGTGGGAGAGCACGGCTGACCAGGTCCGGTCGAAGCGGGCGTCGCGGAAGCCGTCGGTACCGACCAGCAGGAGCGGTCGGTCGGTCCCTCGCCGCGCGATCGGGAAGAGTTCGCCGCCGTAGTAGTCCAGGTAACCCTCGAGGTTGACGGCGGCATCGATGCGCTGGTCCTGGTCCATCGACGCGGCGGCCGTGGCACCACCGGCAGAGTGCCCGTAGGCGCCGACCCGGCTGAGGTCCAGCGCACGGTCGAGGCCGCGGGGGAGTGGCCGCGAGGAGGCGTCTCGATCGTCCGCAGCCGGCCGCCGGGGAACTCCACCTTGCTCGTCTCGCCCGGATGACCGAAGCCCTGAGCGGCGGCCGGGGCCAGCTGAGGCGCGAGCGGGTACCCGCGGGTGGTGGCCGCTGGATAGAAGACGGTCGTCATGAGTTCGCGGGTCGGCGCGTCGTTCCACGGATCACGGCGGCTGTGATCGACGAGGTGCAGCGTCGTCGTGCCGACCGGATGCGCACCGGTCGGCGCCGGCAGGCTCACGGTCATCGCGGTCGCTTGTGCCGGGTACACCGTCGCGAAGGTCAGTAGTAGTGCGAGCACCGCGGTGATCCGTCGTCTCATGGCGATCACCGTGCCAGCGGCGAGCGGCCCGCGTCCGTAGTACTGGGTGTAGATCCACCCGGATTCCACCCTGCGGCGGAGGATGCGGCCATGCCGCGGTTGGTTGACTAGCGGGCGGTCCAGGTCAGGGTGTAGCGCCAGAAGAGGGCGCGTCTCAGGTGTGCGCCGGGCAGGACGCGTTCAGCTGTCTGGGTGATCTCCTCGAACGTTTCGGTGGCCATCGCGGTCGGAGCGGTCATCTGCGTCGGGGTCTTGGTTGACCGTCGTGGATGCATGATCGTGCCGATGATCGGATTCAGGACGAGCGAGGCGATCGACCAGGGGAGGTCGCCTGGTGATTCCTGGCTGATGCCTACGACAACGAGTCGGCCACCCGGGCGGAGCAGGTCGCGGGCCTCGGCGAGGGTGGCTTCCAACGGTAAGTGGTGCAGGACTGCCACGAAGGTGATCAGGTCGTAGCTGTTCTCGTCGAGGTCGTCGAACGGTTGCGCCAGGATGCGGACGTTGGCGAGGTCCGCGGTGTTACGCCGAGCGTGCTCCGCGGTGGGACCGTCGGGCTCGATGCCGGTGACTGAGGGAAAGACACTGGCCAATCGGCGGACGAGGTTGCCTGTTCCGCAGCCCACGTCCAGGGCGTCCGTACCGCCGGTTGCGCGGACGCGCCGCGCGTGGTGGAGAATCAGCCGCGCATAGCCGTCGTTGTGGGACCAGGGGTGTGCGTCGTTGTAGCGACCCACGGCGGCCAGTGTTCTGTCCAGGGCACGAGGCATGGTGCGACGATACCGACGGCCTGGTTGATCTCCGGACCGGCTTTCTGACTGCTTTCTGTTCGCTTTCCGCTGGTGTCGGACGCTGCTGCCTGGTTGTTACGGTCCCGCGGTGTCCTCAGTGCAACCACCTCCTCCACCCGGACCGTACGGTCCTCATCCCGGCCGTCCCGGCCCTTACGGCCCGCCGCCCGGGCAGTACGGGGCCCCGCAGTTTCCGCCGTACCAGCAGCAGTTCCCCGGACCTCCCGTGCACCGGAAACCCCCGCGGAAGAAGGGCCCGATCGTCGCGGTCGTG encodes the following:
- a CDS encoding class I SAM-dependent methyltransferase — protein: MPRALDRTLAAVGRYNDAHPWSHNDGYARLILHHARRVRATGGTDALDVGCGTGNLVRRLASVFPSVTGIEPDGPTAEHARRNTADLANVRILAQPFDDLDENSYDLITFVAVLHHLPLEATLAEARDLLRPGGRLVVVGISQESPGDLPWSIASLVLNPIIGTIMHPRRSTKTPTQMTAPTAMATETFEEITQTAERVLPGAHLRRALFWRYTLTWTAR
- the scpB gene encoding SMC-Scp complex subunit ScpB, whose protein sequence is MTEDRTPTDHPAEATTADALESVTTTEQAVDQTPPDPSDTSDATSNDSTQVDGATDDSAPDESLSGEGVAVDDASGETTSGESASDETTSAESTSGEGDSEETTFGESASDETTSAESTSGEGDSEETTFGEGASDDSAAGESASGGGEGAGFEGEAGQAELPLAPEGLIDDVSMRRALEAILMVTDEPLPVLVLARAIGRSTGDVAGALAELAAEYTEQRRGFDLREVGGGWRYYTRPEEARYVERFVLDGQQARLTQAALETLAVVAYKQPVSRARVSAIRGVNVDGVMRTLIGRGLIEEAGSDTESQALLYRTTSYFLERMGMQSLDDLPELAPYLPEMDDVEEELAAQNTTESSVADGTADPADATATAGSDATADADEAVTSDVGAAVDASTPVDAPPAASGVGIDGDLTPGDEPGPELEVEHEEGELEPAEELEAGGATELEQEERDPAEIPETTERDPGTDGDSEGAADDDSADDDDTDDDAGDDAGDDAGDDAGDGDADGESEDAGDDSGDGFEEGSGSGLDESDHGFGAGLRDNDEFDATDDGGESPDDGDDSGDAADFEEGDGVGGGADLDFGRDAVDGPDGTGTLLREGSGTDGPDRATERDEGERLAPAEELEGAAGQYRVGSDE
- a CDS encoding pseudouridine synthase; its protein translation is MSEESGIRLQKALAQAGVASRRNAELLIEQGRVEVDGAVVTEFGTRVDPAVSVIRVDGERIPPTTAHAYLVLNKPRGVVTTMSDPQGRPCIADYVQDRDERLFHIGRLDTDTEGLLLLTNHGEFAHRLAHPSYEVSKTYVAEVEGNVKPGVLRQLLAGVELDDGSAQADTVKVISTIKGRTLIQLSLHEGRNRIVRRMFDAVGHPVKRLTRTAIGPVRRGNLHTGELRELNPKELGQLLDLVDL